In the genome of Palaemon carinicauda isolate YSFRI2023 chromosome 15, ASM3689809v2, whole genome shotgun sequence, one region contains:
- the LOC137654240 gene encoding uncharacterized protein, which yields MNLATKVAQAAVLLLLVCLGSDYATAEKLSVILPGQNTEFNIGDDHKHVDFDIRSSGSLGLSLPAPPGGGPAATPKSPQLVLDAPPASVPTSPPGINGVANSIFGNSGGVSFPNTRPTALTGLYQTPDLSPVPQPSIQDACQAETVILTSTATVTSTRLSISQVVVPTTVVRERVVTSTDIRYQSVYRTSYVTVQAPPQTRVETTTLTSEVVRSETVFRTSTRVQQQYFTTTDVQVSTQVVSSQVVVPTYITVTSTEIQYQPNTCEATTSTATYAGYSYPTPETTDTSYGTGYGSGSYGSSYYGNGGGSSSYYGNGGYWSGYQGGHAYYGDSYKRPTRVRSRNKGLFGKWF from the exons ATGAATCTGGCAACAAAAGTGGCCCAGGCAGCGGTACTACTTTTATTGGTCTGCTTAGGATCAGATTATGCTACGGCCGAAAAGCTCTCCGTAATCCTCCCCGGACAGAACACCGAATTCAACATCGGCGACGACCACAAACACGTCGACTTCGACATCAGGTCGAGCGGCAGTTTGGGCCTCAGCTTACCCGCACCCCCTGGAGGAGGACCGGCTGCCACTCCAAAGTCACCCCAATTGGTACTAGATGCCCCACCCGCATCCGTGCCCACCTCTCCCCCGGGCATCAATGGAGTCGCTAACAGCATCTTCGGGAATAGCGGTGGCGTCTCCTTCCCCAACACCAGACCAACAGCTTTAACCG GTTTATATCAAACACCTGACCTGTCACCCGTGCCACAGCCGTCCATTCAAGATGCCTGCCAAGCGGAGACTGTCATCCTGACCTCAACGGCAACAGTGACCTCAACAAGGCTCTCAATCTCGCAG GTGGTTGTTCCCACGACAGTCGTCCGAGAACGGGTCGTCACTTCCACTGACATCAGATACCAGAGCGTCTACAGGACGAGCTACGTTACCGTGCAAGCGCCGCCTCAG ACAAGAGTCGAAACGACAACATTGACGTCAGAGGTCGTGCGATCGGAAACAGTATTCAGGACATCCACAAGAGTTCAGCAGCAGTACTTCACAACAACCGACGTACAAGTTAGCACACAG GTGGTCAGTTCCCAAGTGGTAGTGCCTACATACATCACAGTGACTTCAACCGAGATTCAGTACCAACCCAATACCTGCGAGGCCACGACAAGCACCGCAACCTACGCCGGTTACTCTTACCCAACCCCGGAAACCACTGACACTAGCTACGGTACCGGATACGGCTCCGGCTCGTACGGTAGCAGCTACTACGGCAATGGCGGCGGCTCTAGCAGCTATTATGGTAACGGAGGATAC